Genomic DNA from Halobacteriovorax sp. DA5:
CTCCTTCTGTTTCAAGGACTCTCGAAAAAGTGGATGACGGTCTTGGATAAAATGAAGATCGTACGGTGTCCCTTTTGTTCAGCAAGGGATTGCTCGTTCTTCAAGAGGTCGTTTGAAACGACCTTCTATGAGCAAGGTGGTGCTCACTTGGTTTTCTTTGAATTTCTACAAAGTTAATTATCATAAGGGTCGCCTACTCATTACTTATGGTTCACTCTGGACAGGGTAGCCTCAGAGTAGCCATAAAGTAGCCAACTTATGAAATATCTTGAAACAAACAGAGATGCCTAAACTTCCGAATTCGACTAACTTATTGCAACCATTAGTTTTTTAATTTTAAAGACTTGAAGCATTTTGGGCCCCAGAGGGCCCAATCAGCTAACGAAATTGGAGCGCGTGACAAGATTCGAACTTGCGACATCCACCATGGCAAGGTGACACTCTACCAACTGAGTTACACGCGCTTATTTGAGTGAGATGAAATATATTGCTGAGAGAAAAAGTTGTCAATAGGTACAGAATATTTTTTTTCAATAAAGTATTAACTACTTAATTTTACAAATATATTCTGCACCTTTGTTTAAATTAAAGGTAAATAAATATCTGTGATCAGTTCATTTTCAGGAACCTCTGGAAAGAAGTTATGATAATGAAAGAAAAGTGGAAAATCTCGAAGCTCCTCGCCACTTGTCGGAAGCCATTTTCCATATAATTCGTAGATCTTACCCTCAATATTATCAGGTGAACCAAAGTGGCGTACAACAGCACATCGCCCAGCTGGAATCGTTTTTTCGATAACTCCATCTTTATTTTGTTTTAAGTCTTCAAATAGTTCACCACAAATATCAAAGGCAAAATCCTCTGGTTTTGTATTATTTGGATCGTTGTAGACGATACCAAATGTGCGTGCTTTGTTTATTGGTGATTGCTTACTTTGAATTCGCCAATTTTTAAACTTTTCAACTGAATTGTTAAGAGTTGTGGGTGAAGCTCTATGTTCAAGAACGGCCACCTTCATTTCTTCTAAGTTTATTATTTTTATTTCCATGTGATTATCTCCTGTAGGAATTATGAATTGATATTTCTCATGCCACTTTTCCCAGTTAGGTGCACTTCTAAATTGAGAAGGAGTAACATTAAAAACTTTTTTAAAAGAACGAGAAAATGCCTCAGGACTATCGAAATTAGCATCAAATGCGATATCGATAATCTTCATTTCTTTGTTGAAGACAAGTTGATACGAGGCCCTCTTTAATCGTGTTAATTGAATAAAGCTGTATAGACTAATATTAAGTTTTGCCGTGAAGACACGGTGAAAGTGATACTTAGATAAACCTGATACTTCTGATAGTTTTTCAAGGTTAAGATCTTCATTAATATTATCAGCTATATATTTACAGATAAGAGCTATTCTATCGTTATATTCATTACTCATAAAACTATGATAGCGTACTTTAATTTTGGAAACTTGATTAATCTTGCTCTTTAAGAATTTCTTTATAGATTTCTTTTTCCCGAGCCATCAGGTGAATCGAGAATATATTGAGGTAGAAGCCACCCTGGGACTTGGCGGCGAAG
This window encodes:
- a CDS encoding GyrI-like domain-containing protein, whose amino-acid sequence is MSNEYNDRIALICKYIADNINEDLNLEKLSEVSGLSKYHFHRVFTAKLNISLYSFIQLTRLKRASYQLVFNKEMKIIDIAFDANFDSPEAFSRSFKKVFNVTPSQFRSAPNWEKWHEKYQFIIPTGDNHMEIKIINLEEMKVAVLEHRASPTTLNNSVEKFKNWRIQSKQSPINKARTFGIVYNDPNNTKPEDFAFDICGELFEDLKQNKDGVIEKTIPAGRCAVVRHFGSPDNIEGKIYELYGKWLPTSGEELRDFPLFFHYHNFFPEVPENELITDIYLPLI